The stretch of DNA GAACAGCGCCAGGGAGATGCCGCGCTCGGACTGGAGCTTGAGCTGCCGCCCGCTCACGCTGGCGCGCACCGCGTCGTCGCTGACCCGCAGGTCCGACGGCGCGGGGGACTGGCCCGGGTCGTTGAGCGCGCCGATCTGGCGCTTGCGCCAGTCCAGCAGGGCGGCCGGCTCGGTGGTGTAATGCCCGTGGCAGTCGATGACCAAACCCGTGTAGCGCGACGGCTCGGCCCGCGCCGCGCCGGCCGTCATCGCCGCCGCTCCCAGCCCGGCGAGGCGGCCCATGAAGCCGCGGCGGGGCAGGCAGCACGCGCACCGGGCGCCGGCGTCCGGTCCGCCCGTTCCAGGATCCGCCGCGCCGATCATCGCGCGCCGTCCTCCGGCAGGGCGGCGCGCTTGCGCAGCACCATGTCGCCCCGGAACAGGAACTTCTGCGCCCGCTTCCCGGTGTCGACCTCGGTGGTGAAGACGTTGCCCTTGGAGTCGATGGCGAGGTTGTGGACCCAGTGGAAGTCGCCGGCCATCCGGCCGTTGCGGCCGAAGCGGCCGAGGACCTCGCCGGTGTCGCGGCTCAGGGTGCGAACCTCGTTGTTGGCCCCGTCGGCGTTGAGCAGGTAGGTCTGGCGCTCGTCCGGCCACAGGGCGAGTTCCCAGACCGAGCCGTTGGCCCGGGTGTTCTTCTCGACGAACATCTCCTTCACGAAGGTGCCGTCCTTCCTGAACACCTGGATCCGGTCGTTGGTCCGGTCGCAGACGTAGACGAGGCCGTCGCGGGCGATCTGCACGCAGTGCACCGGGTTGGCGAATTGCTGGGACGGGGCCGCCGCCGGATCGTAGGGGCCGAGCTTGTCGTCGGTCGGCGGCTTGCCGTAGGCCCCCCACATCCGCTTGAACGCGCCGGTCTCCGCGTCGAACACGATGACGCGGTGATTGTAGTAGCCGTCGGCCACGTAGAGCTCGTTCGTCTCCGGATCGACCATCATGCCGGCCGGTTTGCCGAGGCGGCTCGTGTCCCGGCTGTCGGTCTGCGGCCCCTGCTTGCCGATCTGCAGGACGAACTTGCCGTCCGGCGTGAATTTCAGGATCTGGCCGTCGGTGTCGCCGTTGCCCGCGAGCCAGACGAAGCCCTTGTGGTCGATGTGGATGCCGTGCTCGTTCTGGGGCCATTGATAGCCCTCGCCCGGGCCGCCCCAGGACTTCACCAGGCGCCCGGCCTGATCGAAGACGAGGACCGGCGGTGCCGGCTTGCAGCATCGGGTGCGGGGCGGATCGAGGCTCGCGGCCTTCTCGTCGTCGGTGAGGGTGCGCGGCCGCTGGATGACCCAGACATTGTCCTGCGCGTCGACCGCGACACCCGCCGCCTGGCCCATGATCCAGTCGTTCGGCAGGCGCTGCGGCCAGGCCGGATCGACCTCGAAGCGCAGCGGCTCCTCGGCGACGGCGGGACCGGCGAATGTCAGGGCGGCCGCAGCCGTCAGCTGACGCAGCACGCGTCGCAGCATCTCGGTTTCCTCTCCCGGCTTTTATTCAATTCGCAGCACCATCAGAGGCTGAAAGGCGGGCCTCGTCCAGCATCGAGCAGCATATCCGGGTGACATCGCGCGACGCTTCCGCCGGGATGTTCCCGGTCGCGCGGTCCCGGCCGCCGCCGGGGCGTGCTCTAGGAAGTCGGGTAGCCGAGCGCGGCCCGGAAGCGGTTCTTGACGTGGACGCCGTCCCGCGGCGGCAGGACGCGCGGTGGGTTCTCGGGACGGATCTTGATCGCCGCGAAGGTCAGGCCCGCCCGGGCGGCGACCCGGTCGCGGAGGGTGTCGAGGCCGGCGCTGTCGGCGATCGCCCGGCTCCACGGGAAGCCGCAGGCCTCCGCGACCCCCTCGAGCGCCAGGCCGCGGCCGGCGTGGCTCGCCTGCATGCCGGTCTCGCCGTAATGGCCGTTGTCGAGGACCGCGACGGTCAGGTTCGGCGGTCGCTGCAGGGCGATCGTCGCGAGCCCGCCGAGCCCCATCAGCATCTCGCCGTCGCCGGTGATCACCAGGACGGGTCGCGCCGGCTGGGCGACGGCGAGGCCGAGGCCGACCGTGGCGGCCGAGCCCATCGCCGCCCACAGGTAGTAGTTTCCGGGATGGTCGCCCGCCGCCATAACGTCGTAGGAGGGCGAGCCGAGCCCGGTGATGACCAGCAGATCGTCCCGGCCGGCCAGGAGCCGCGCCACGGCCTCCCGGCGCTCCAGCGGCCCGCCCGCGCTCACTTCAGCCACGACTTCTCTCCGATCAGTCGCTGCCCCAGCAGCAGGGCGCAGGCGGCGTCGCCCTCGAACGCCATGGTGGCGGCGCCGTGCAGGAGCGGCGCGACGGCGTCCGGCGCGTCGGCCCGCCACGTCATCACGCCCATGAGCTTCAGGGACGCCTCGGTGGCCTGCCCCATGGGGTTCTGCCAGGGATTGAACTCGGCCCAGTCGCCGCGCATCGTGACGACCATGAGGAGCGGGAAGCCGCCGCAGGCCGGCAGCGCCAGGGTGTTGATGCAGTTGCCGACCCCGCTCGATTGCAGCAGCAGCGCCCCGCGCTGCCCGCCGAGCCAGGCTCCCGCGAGGTAGCCGATCCCTTCCTCTTCCGTGGTCAGCACGACGGCGTTGAGATCCGGGTCGGCCTCGGCGAGGCGGATCGCGGTCGCGTGCCCCGCGTCGGGCACGTAGGCCACGTGCCGGACGCCCGCCGTCTTGAGTCCGCGGAAGACGTCGCGGCGCCAGTCCGCCGCGTGGTCCGGTTCCTGGCCCGTCATCGCCCCCTCATCCCTGCCGCCCTGACCCGTCGGTCGTGGCCGACCCCCGCCGGTTCGGAATGGATCGTAGAGGCGCCGGCCCGGCCCGGGCCAATAGCAATCGGCGAAACGAGAGATGCCGCGGATGTCTAGCTCGGGCGGCTAGGCTCGAGCGTCCCGGCCAGACGCGTGGGCCGCCCGCGACGCGTCCAGCACCTGGCCCATCCAGACGCCGCGCGCGGCGAGATCGGCCGCGATCCCGATCACCGTCTCGCCCACGAGGCGCGCGGCGCGGCTCACCGGCCGGTCGGCGGGATAGGCGACGACCAGCTCGCGGGTCGGACTGGGATCCGTGAGCGGCGCCGCCGTGAGGTCGCCCGCCGCCACCATGGCGTGGACCGGCGCCAGCGGCAGCACGGTGGCCCCGATTCCGGCGCGCACCAGGTTGATCAGCGACTGGAACGAGTCCGCCTCGACGACCACGCGGAGCTCGATGCCGGCCCGCCGGGCACAGTCGTGGGCGATGTCGCGCAGCATGTGACCGGGGCTCGGCAGGACGAGGTCCATGCCGGCGAGGCCGGCGAAGGGCACGGGCGCGCCCGGCTCCTCCCGGCCGCCCGGGCCGACGAGGAGCAGCGTCTCGATCATGATCGGGACGATGCGCAGCGTGTGCAGGCGGCGCGGGTTGTACGACACGGCCACGTCGATCTGCCCGCGCTGCAGCCAGTCGAGGATGTGCCCGCTATAGGCCGCGCTCAGCCGGACCGCGAGGTCGGGATGCGTGCGCCGGAGCGCCGTGACGAGCGGCACCGTCACGATCTCGGCGACGGTCGGCGTGGTGCCGACCGAGACCGTGCCCCGGAACGACGTGCGACCGGACGCGACCGTGTCGCGGATCGCCTCCATCTCGGCCATCACGCGGCTCGCGTGCACCAGCACCGCGCGCCCGGTCTCGGTGATGACCATGCCGCGCCCGTGGCGCTCGAACAGGTCGGTACCGAGTTCCTGCTCCAGCTGGCGGATCTGCCGGCTGAGGGCAGGCTGGGCGATGTTGAGCCGGTCGGCCGCCTTGCTGACGCTGCCGAGTTCGGCGACGTGGATCAGCGTTCTGAGCTGCGCAATGTCCATGGCGATCCACGCGGCGGCCGGGTCCTGCAGCATTACCGGCCGGGCTCCGGGCGCGTTCCCCGGCCGATCGCGACCGCGCGCCGGTATCGTCCCGGGCGATAGCAGGTATACCGAAAGGGTCTTACCGTTGACCGCCGCCACGGCTCGATAAGGGGTCCGCACGTCCGAGTCTCCCGGACCGAAGCGCCGGGCCTCGGACCCACACCTGCAGGCACGACGACCGCCCGGCGCGTCCGGGCGGCGATCGCCGCCGCGGTCAACGAGGATGCGCCATGATCGGCTCGCGCAGGTTCGCGGTCTACGGGGGCCTCTTCCTGCTCACCTTCGTGAGCTACGTCGACCGCGTGAATCTCTCGGTCGCGGCGGCACCGATCGCCGCCACGTTCAGGCTGTCGCCGATCCAGCTGGGCTACGTGTTCTCGGCGTTCCTCTGGACCTACGTGCTGCTCCTCATCCCGATGGGCATCGCTGCCGACCGGTTCGGCGGCCGCACCCTCACGGCCGCCGCGCTGGCCGTCTGGTCGCTGGCGGCGGTCTGGACCGGGCTCGCCGCCTCGCTGCCGGCCCTGTACCTGGCCCGGCTGGCGCTCGGGGCCGGCGAGGCGGCGAACTATCCCGCCGGCGGCCACATCGCCTGCGCCTGGGCCCCGCGGGACGAGCGGGGCCTCGCCACCGCCTGCCTGAACAGCGGGTCCTACGCGGGGCTGTGCCTCGGGGCGCCCCTCGTCGGCTGGCTCGTCACGGTCTTCGGCTGGCGGGAATCGTTCTGGATCGCCGGCGGCCTCGGGCTCGTCCTGGCCGCCGCGTGGTTCGCCCTGTACCGGGCGCCGGAGGCGGCCGCGTGGCTGACCGACGCGGAGCGCGCCCACATCCTGAGCCGTCGCGGCCCGCAGGGGCGGACCGCGGGCGCGGCGTCCGGCCTGCCCGTCACGCGTCTGCTGCGCAGCCCGTCGATGTGGGCGCTCGCGATCACGCAGGGCTGCACCGTCTACACCAGCTACCTGTTCATGACCTGGCTGCCGAACTACCTCGCGGTGAGCCGCGGCCTCGACGTGCTGAAGAGCAGCCTGTTCACCGCGATCCCCTACGGCATCGCCGCGCTGGTCGGCCTCGCCGTGGGCGCCCTGAGCGACCGGCTCCTGCGCCAGCCCGGAGCGAC from Methylobacterium radiotolerans JCM 2831 encodes:
- a CDS encoding thiamine pyrophosphate-dependent enzyme, with the protein product MAEVSAGGPLERREAVARLLAGRDDLLVITGLGSPSYDVMAAGDHPGNYYLWAAMGSAATVGLGLAVAQPARPVLVITGDGEMLMGLGGLATIALQRPPNLTVAVLDNGHYGETGMQASHAGRGLALEGVAEACGFPWSRAIADSAGLDTLRDRVAARAGLTFAAIKIRPENPPRVLPPRDGVHVKNRFRAALGYPTS
- a CDS encoding thiamine pyrophosphate-binding protein translates to MTGQEPDHAADWRRDVFRGLKTAGVRHVAYVPDAGHATAIRLAEADPDLNAVVLTTEEEGIGYLAGAWLGGQRGALLLQSSGVGNCINTLALPACGGFPLLMVVTMRGDWAEFNPWQNPMGQATEASLKLMGVMTWRADAPDAVAPLLHGAATMAFEGDAACALLLGQRLIGEKSWLK
- a CDS encoding LysR substrate-binding domain-containing protein, which codes for MDIAQLRTLIHVAELGSVSKAADRLNIAQPALSRQIRQLEQELGTDLFERHGRGMVITETGRAVLVHASRVMAEMEAIRDTVASGRTSFRGTVSVGTTPTVAEIVTVPLVTALRRTHPDLAVRLSAAYSGHILDWLQRGQIDVAVSYNPRRLHTLRIVPIMIETLLLVGPGGREEPGAPVPFAGLAGMDLVLPSPGHMLRDIAHDCARRAGIELRVVVEADSFQSLINLVRAGIGATVLPLAPVHAMVAAGDLTAAPLTDPSPTRELVVAYPADRPVSRAARLVGETVIGIAADLAARGVWMGQVLDASRAAHASGRDARA
- a CDS encoding MFS transporter; its protein translation is MIGSRRFAVYGGLFLLTFVSYVDRVNLSVAAAPIAATFRLSPIQLGYVFSAFLWTYVLLLIPMGIAADRFGGRTLTAAALAVWSLAAVWTGLAASLPALYLARLALGAGEAANYPAGGHIACAWAPRDERGLATACLNSGSYAGLCLGAPLVGWLVTVFGWRESFWIAGGLGLVLAAAWFALYRAPEAAAWLTDAERAHILSRRGPQGRTAGAASGLPVTRLLRSPSMWALAITQGCTVYTSYLFMTWLPNYLAVSRGLDVLKSSLFTAIPYGIAALVGLAVGALSDRLLRQPGATSDDRRKLIAGLLLASSVILATPLVQPVWLILCLFGVSLSCVGTVAGLNIALTVDLLEDGAANGAAVSLLIVGGNTFGLAAPIITGYVVAGTGGFAGAFLIAGALLLAGALIVLLGARRPIRGAAPPLPAAPVPLRAASR